The Chryseobacterium nakagawai genome has a segment encoding these proteins:
- a CDS encoding NAD(P)/FAD-dependent oxidoreductase: MQSKNFDVIIIGGSYAGLSAGMALGRSLRNVLIIDHGKPCNRQTPHSHNFITHDGKTPKEIGEVAKKDVEKYETIQFYDGKVMRVGKNTDDFYVELSSGDRFYARKIILASGIKDMMPDIPGFTECWGISVIHCPYCHGYEVKNEVTGILSDGDMAYEFSKLVFNLTKELTLFTNGKTKLTSEQIGKLKENKIKLNEDEIKSIEHENGYIQKLIFTNGNTVSLKALYAKIPFEQNINVSETLSCELTEQGFIKVDFMQKTSVPGVFACGDNVTMMRSVANAVAQGNFAGAMVNKELSEEDFGYK; the protein is encoded by the coding sequence ATGCAAAGCAAAAATTTTGATGTTATTATCATAGGAGGAAGTTATGCCGGTTTATCAGCAGGAATGGCTTTAGGAAGATCTTTAAGGAATGTTTTGATTATAGATCATGGGAAACCATGTAACAGGCAGACTCCTCATTCACATAATTTTATTACCCATGACGGAAAGACACCAAAAGAAATCGGAGAGGTTGCTAAAAAGGATGTGGAAAAATATGAAACAATTCAGTTTTATGATGGTAAAGTAATGAGAGTAGGGAAGAATACTGATGATTTTTATGTAGAGCTATCTTCTGGTGATCGATTTTATGCGAGAAAGATCATTTTAGCTTCGGGAATTAAGGACATGATGCCTGATATTCCGGGGTTCACTGAATGTTGGGGAATTTCTGTCATACACTGTCCCTATTGTCACGGTTATGAAGTGAAGAATGAAGTAACAGGAATTCTCTCTGACGGAGATATGGCGTACGAGTTTTCTAAATTGGTCTTTAATTTAACTAAAGAGCTAACCTTATTTACGAACGGAAAAACTAAACTTACCAGTGAGCAGATTGGGAAATTGAAGGAGAATAAAATCAAGCTTAACGAAGATGAAATTAAAAGTATTGAACATGAAAACGGATATATTCAAAAACTCATCTTTACCAACGGAAATACAGTTTCTTTAAAAGCTTTATATGCTAAAATTCCTTTTGAACAGAATATTAATGTGTCAGAAACTTTAAGTTGTGAACTGACGGAACAAGGCTTTATTAAGGTAGATTTTATGCAGAAGACATCAGTTCCCGGAGTTTTTGCCTGTGGTGATAATGTAACCATGATGAGATCTGTAGCGAATGCTGTGGCTCAGGGTAATTTTGCCGGAGCAATGGTGAATAAAGAGCTCTCAGAAGAAGATTTTGGTTATAAATAA
- a CDS encoding glycosyltransferase family 39 protein — protein sequence MKKSSLILILFIIVKFILQYTLISPEYDLQRDEYLHLDQGNHIAWGYISVPPVSSWISWLIKVLGDSVFWIRFFPALFGALTIVVVWKAVEELKGGLFACILTALGLLFSSLLRLNMLYQPNSLDVLLWTSFFYILIKYINTEKVSWLYWGGVIFGIGILNKYNIIFLALGFLPALLLTKQRRIFANPHTYGAALLALVIISPNLIWQYHNGFPVIHHMKELSEIQLVNVDRFNFLKSQLLFFIGVTFVILLGFYALLFYRSFEKIRFFFWGYIITLSVFMFFRAKDYYAIGIYPIYIGFGAIYLENILNSGWKRFLKPVCILHPILLFVPIYNLAFPNKTPESIAENPEAYKKYGLLRWEDGKDHSLPQDFADMLGWKELAQKVDQQYARLSKSGNTLVLCDNYGQAGAINFYSKQGIKAVSFNADYVNWFDLSKKYKNLIRIKDSAEDELEKTGAFFNHSVMADSVTNPYAREKGTMIFSFEDAKIDIRKRLKDEIIEIKDRWRK from the coding sequence ATGAAGAAAAGCAGTCTGATTCTTATTCTTTTTATCATTGTAAAGTTTATTCTTCAATATACATTGATAAGTCCCGAATATGATTTGCAACGAGATGAATACTTGCACCTGGATCAGGGAAACCATATTGCCTGGGGGTATATTTCTGTTCCTCCTGTGAGCTCATGGATCTCATGGCTGATAAAAGTATTGGGTGATTCTGTATTTTGGATTAGATTCTTTCCGGCTTTATTCGGAGCTTTGACGATAGTAGTTGTCTGGAAAGCTGTCGAAGAATTAAAAGGAGGACTTTTTGCGTGTATTCTTACTGCTTTAGGGTTGTTATTTTCCTCATTACTTCGCTTGAATATGCTGTACCAGCCCAATTCATTGGATGTTTTGTTATGGACTTCCTTTTTTTATATACTGATAAAATATATCAATACTGAAAAAGTAAGCTGGCTATATTGGGGCGGAGTCATTTTTGGGATAGGAATCTTGAATAAATACAATATCATTTTTCTTGCATTAGGATTTTTACCTGCCCTTTTACTAACCAAGCAAAGAAGAATTTTTGCAAATCCTCATACTTATGGAGCTGCCCTTCTAGCTTTGGTCATTATTTCCCCCAACCTTATTTGGCAGTATCATAACGGCTTTCCGGTCATTCATCATATGAAAGAATTATCCGAAATCCAGTTAGTGAATGTCGACCGGTTCAACTTTTTGAAATCACAGCTTTTATTCTTTATTGGTGTAACTTTTGTTATCCTGCTTGGCTTTTATGCTTTGTTGTTTTATAGGTCTTTCGAGAAAATCAGGTTCTTCTTCTGGGGGTATATTATCACCCTATCAGTATTTATGTTTTTTAGAGCAAAAGATTATTATGCAATAGGTATTTATCCTATTTATATAGGGTTCGGAGCGATTTATCTTGAGAATATTTTGAATAGTGGATGGAAGAGATTTCTCAAACCTGTTTGTATTTTACACCCTATTCTTCTGTTTGTGCCTATATATAATTTAGCATTTCCTAATAAAACGCCAGAATCTATAGCGGAGAATCCCGAAGCTTATAAAAAGTATGGACTTTTGCGCTGGGAAGATGGTAAAGACCATTCCTTACCTCAGGATTTTGCAGATATGCTGGGATGGAAAGAACTGGCTCAGAAAGTAGATCAACAATATGCACGCTTGTCAAAATCAGGAAACACCTTAGTACTTTGTGATAATTATGGGCAGGCGGGAGCAATTAATTTTTACTCTAAGCAGGGAATAAAGGCGGTGTCGTTCAATGCAGATTATGTCAATTGGTTTGATTTAAGTAAAAAGTATAAAAATCTTATTAGGATCAAAGATAGTGCAGAAGATGAACTAGAAAAGACAGGTGCTTTCTTTAATCATTCTGTAATGGCGGATTCTGTTACCAATCCATATGCAAGAGAAAAAGGAACTATGATTTTTAGTTTTGAAGACGCGAAAATTGATATACGAAAGAGACTTAAAGATGAAATAATTGAAATAAAAGATCGATGGAGAAAATAA
- a CDS encoding efflux RND transporter periplasmic adaptor subunit: MKNKFTWKKAIYIVLGLLFAVALFSGIGYLIKSNSKESEAFLTRKPNIQNMDDKVMATGKIVPKEEIEIKPNITGIIDKILVKEGDRVEVGQLIATVKIVPSISEVNAAQQEVQNAQIQISNAQMNVGNMQKQFDMQDKLYKQGVASRQEFLNSQQQLFSQQQTLKNAQQQLNTAQKRLQIAKTGATPELQGQGLATTQIRSKASGTVLEVPVKPGSQVIEANNFNAGTTICSVADLNSLIFKGEIDEAQAGKLKQGMDMNIVIGALQNKTFPGKLTMIAPKGKDNAGTIKFPVEGNVDNPNNEYIRAGFSANGEIVLSSQKNALLLDESLVQYEKKDGKDVPFVDVKQKDGKFKKVYLKLGASDGINVQVLPGSNITKDSEVKVWNPSDKDKEELKEKAKAK, encoded by the coding sequence ATGAAAAATAAATTCACTTGGAAAAAAGCCATTTATATAGTCTTGGGGCTTTTATTTGCAGTGGCATTGTTCTCAGGAATTGGTTATCTTATAAAATCGAACTCCAAAGAAAGCGAGGCTTTCCTTACCCGAAAACCCAACATTCAGAATATGGATGATAAGGTAATGGCCACCGGAAAAATTGTTCCAAAGGAAGAAATTGAAATTAAGCCCAATATTACAGGGATTATCGATAAAATTTTAGTAAAAGAAGGAGACAGAGTAGAAGTAGGTCAGCTAATTGCTACCGTGAAAATTGTACCTAGTATTTCTGAAGTGAATGCTGCTCAGCAGGAAGTTCAGAATGCACAGATTCAGATCAGCAATGCGCAGATGAATGTTGGGAATATGCAGAAGCAATTTGATATGCAGGATAAGCTGTATAAACAAGGTGTTGCATCAAGACAAGAATTTCTTAATTCTCAACAGCAATTATTCTCTCAGCAGCAGACTCTTAAAAATGCTCAACAGCAATTAAATACAGCACAAAAAAGATTGCAGATTGCTAAAACGGGAGCTACTCCTGAACTTCAAGGGCAGGGGTTAGCAACTACACAAATCCGCTCCAAAGCTTCGGGAACAGTACTTGAAGTTCCGGTAAAGCCAGGTAGTCAGGTAATTGAGGCGAACAACTTTAATGCAGGAACAACAATTTGTTCCGTAGCAGATTTGAACTCTCTGATCTTTAAAGGAGAAATTGATGAAGCTCAGGCAGGAAAACTGAAGCAAGGTATGGATATGAATATTGTTATCGGTGCCTTACAGAATAAAACTTTCCCTGGAAAACTGACAATGATTGCTCCAAAAGGAAAAGATAATGCTGGGACCATTAAGTTTCCGGTAGAAGGAAACGTAGATAACCCTAATAATGAATATATCAGAGCTGGTTTTTCTGCCAACGGGGAAATCGTGTTAAGCTCGCAAAAAAACGCTTTATTGCTTGATGAATCTTTGGTTCAGTATGAAAAGAAAGACGGTAAAGATGTTCCTTTTGTAGACGTAAAACAAAAGGATGGCAAATTTAAGAAAGTATACTTGAAACTGGGAGCAAGCGATGGTATCAATGTTCAGGTTCTTCCGGGATCAAATATTACAAAAGATTCTGAAGTAAAAGTCTGGAATCCATCCGATAAAGACAAAGAGGAGTTGAAAGAAAAAGCGAAAGCAAAATAA